A DNA window from Helianthus annuus cultivar XRQ/B chromosome 15, HanXRQr2.0-SUNRISE, whole genome shotgun sequence contains the following coding sequences:
- the LOC110911458 gene encoding sulfhydryl oxidase 2 isoform X2, protein MSSALNLKTTPFLLYLIIILTLSFLPPALLINPTAGSRSLLRAISGGSDQSDFAVDLNVTNFDQVFKDTPASYAIVEFFAHWCPACRNYKPQYEKVAKLFNGANAVHPGVILMTRVDCANKINTKLCDKFSVTHYPALYWGAPPKFVGGGWNGKNEKSEIRSIAVEDARTADRLLKWINTQLGSSYSLEDEKFENDHLLHSNVSDPAQIARAVYDVEEATSFAFDLIVEHKMIKPDTRATLIKFMQLMVAHHPSRRCRRGTADILVNFDDLYPSNKWLADKHEPDNSTGHGPLGKFDVCGKEVPRGYWMFCRGSKNETRGFSCGLWVLLHSLSVRVEDGESQMAFTTTCDFIHQFFICEECRQHFYDMCSRVSTPFSTTRDFVLWLWTSHNEVNTRLKKIEESQKTGDPKFPKTIWPTKHLCPSCYKDPNQNEESSSIDWDRDEVYKFITGYYGNMLVSLYKEKDKQHVLMKSSAVSEEVLQSTNALVVPAGAALAIAVASCLFGALACFWRSRQKNRKMRRNRS, encoded by the exons ATGTCGTCAGCACTCAACCTTAAAACGACGCCGTTTCTTCTCTATCTTATTATTATTCTTACACTATCGTTCTTACCGCCGGCTCTGCTGATCAATCCAACGGCCGGATCTCGATCGCTATTACGCGCCATCTCCGGCGGATCAGATCAGTCGGATTTCGCCGTTGATTTGAACGTCACTAACTTCGATCAAGTGTTCAAGGATACTCCAGCTAGTTACGCCATTGTAGAGTTCTTCGCTCACTG GTGCCCGGCTTGCAGAAATTATAAG CCTCAATACGAAAAGGTTGCTAAGCTTTTTAATGGAGCCAATGCGGTTCATCCAGGCGTTATACTGATGACACGCGTAGATTGCGCGAATAAG ATTAACACTAAGCTCTGTGATAAATTTTCGGTTACTCATTACCCGGCGTTATATTGGGGGGCTCCTCCTAAATTTGTCGGTGGTGGGTGGAATGGAAAAAACGAAAAAAGCGAAATTCGTTCTATCGCTGTTGAAGATGCACGAACCGCTGATCGTTTGCTTAAATGGATTAATACGCAGTTGGGAAG CTCATATAGCCTCGAAGATGAGAAATTTGAAaatgatcaccttcttcattCAAACGTGTCAGACCCCGCACAG ATTGCACGTGCTGTATATGATGTTGAAGAGGCTACATCCTTCGCCTTTGACCTCATTGTAGAACACAAG aTGATTAAGCCAGATACAAGAGCTACACTTATAAAGTTCATGCAGTTAATGGTGGCCCATCACCCTTCCAGAAG GTGTCGGAGGGGAACTGCTGATATACTTGTTAACTTTGACGATTTATACCCATCTAATAAGTGGCTGGCAGACAAACACGAACCCGATAATAGCACCGGACATGGTCCTTTGGGTAAATTTGACGTCTGTGGAAAAGAAGTTCCTCGCGGATATTGG ATGTTTTGCCGAGGCAGCAAGAATGAGACCAGGGGCTTCAG TTGTGGCTTATGGGTTCTGTTACATTCACTCTCGGTCAGAGTAGAAGATGGAGAAAGTCAAATGGCGTTTACAACTACCTGCGATTTTATCCACCAGTTTTTCATCTGTGAGGAATGTCGTCAACATTTCTACGATATGTGCTCAag GGTTTCTACTCCATTCAGCACCACGCGTGACTTTGTACTCTGGTTATGGACCTCACATAACGAAGTCAACACAAGACTAAAGAAAATAGAAGAATCTCAAAAAACCGGCGATCCCAAGTTCCCGAAAACAATCTGGCCAACAAAACACCTTTGCCCGTCTTGCTACAAGGACCCTAATCAAAACGAAGAAAGCAGCTCGATTGATTGGGACCGTGACGAGGTGTACAAGTTCATAACCGGTTACTACGGAAACATGCTGGTGTCATTGTACAAGGAGAAAGACAAGCAACATGTTCTGATGAAAAGTAGTGCAGTCTCGGAAGAAGTATTGCAATCAACGAATGCACTTGTGGTTCCTGCGGGGGCCGCTTTGGCGATCGCGGTGGCTAGCTGTTTGTTCGGTGCACTTGCTTGCTTTTGGCGGTCGCGGCAAAAGAACCGGAA GATGAGAAGAAATCGGAGCTGA
- the LOC110913628 gene encoding uncharacterized protein LOC110913628, translated as MGNYTSACDCNFMISPRTKNNKAARVIFPTGEIRQFQESVKAAEVMIECPNFFLVNSQSLNINRRFSALSADEELESGNVYVMFPMRRMNSMVTPADLAVLWMEANGTSKRIDGKLTPELEKSGGEKSVVEEWRMPLLGAVPQVPEVPEFSYRLMVCRSRKPLLDTIAEETVFCR; from the coding sequence ATGGGAAATTACACATCAGCATGCGATTGCAACTTCATGATCTCTCCAAGAACGAAGAACAACAAAGCAGCTAGAGTCATATTTCCGACAGGCGAAATCCGGCAGTTTCAGGAGTCGGTCAAGGCAGCCGAAGTCATGATCGAATGCCCAAATTTCTTTCTGGTGAACTCGCAATCATTGAACATTAACAGAAGGTTTTCTGCCCTGTCAGCTGATGAAGAACTGGAGTCTGGGAATGTGTATGTTATGTTTCCGATGAGGCGGATGAATTCGATGGTTACGCCAGCGGATTTGGCGGTTTTATGGATGGAGGCGAATGGTACGAGTAAGCGGATTGATGGGAAACTGACGCCAGAGTTGGAGAAGAGTGGTGGTGAGAAATCCGTGGTGGAGGAGTGGAGGATGCCGTTACTTGGCGCGGTCCCCCAGGTACCCGAGGTGCCGGAGTTTAGTTACCGGCTGATGGTTTGTAGGTCGCGGAAGCCGTTACTGGATACCATTGCGGAGGAGACGGTTTTTTGTAGATGA
- the LOC110911458 gene encoding sulfhydryl oxidase 2 isoform X1, with the protein MSSALNLKTTPFLLYLIIILTLSFLPPALLINPTAGSRSLLRAISGGSDQSDFAVDLNVTNFDQVFKDTPASYAIVEFFAHWCPACRNYKPQYEKVAKLFNGANAVHPGVILMTRVDCANKINTKLCDKFSVTHYPALYWGAPPKFVGGGWNGKNEKSEIRSIAVEDARTADRLLKWINTQLGSSYSLEDEKFENDHLLHSNVSDPAQIARAVYDVEEATSFAFDLIVEHKMIKPDTRATLIKFMQLMVAHHPSRRCRRGTADILVNFDDLYPSNKWLADKHEPDNSTGHGPLGKFDVCGKEVPRGYWMFCRGSKNETRGFSCGLWVLLHSLSVRVEDGESQMAFTTTCDFIHQFFICEECRQHFYDMCSRVSTPFSTTRDFVLWLWTSHNEVNTRLKKIEESQKTGDPKFPKTIWPTKHLCPSCYKDPNQNEESSSIDWDRDEVYKFITGYYGNMLVSLYKEKDKQHVLMKSSAVSEEVLQSTNALVVPAGAALAIAVASCLFGALACFWRSRQKNRKYFHKPQLLKIV; encoded by the exons ATGTCGTCAGCACTCAACCTTAAAACGACGCCGTTTCTTCTCTATCTTATTATTATTCTTACACTATCGTTCTTACCGCCGGCTCTGCTGATCAATCCAACGGCCGGATCTCGATCGCTATTACGCGCCATCTCCGGCGGATCAGATCAGTCGGATTTCGCCGTTGATTTGAACGTCACTAACTTCGATCAAGTGTTCAAGGATACTCCAGCTAGTTACGCCATTGTAGAGTTCTTCGCTCACTG GTGCCCGGCTTGCAGAAATTATAAG CCTCAATACGAAAAGGTTGCTAAGCTTTTTAATGGAGCCAATGCGGTTCATCCAGGCGTTATACTGATGACACGCGTAGATTGCGCGAATAAG ATTAACACTAAGCTCTGTGATAAATTTTCGGTTACTCATTACCCGGCGTTATATTGGGGGGCTCCTCCTAAATTTGTCGGTGGTGGGTGGAATGGAAAAAACGAAAAAAGCGAAATTCGTTCTATCGCTGTTGAAGATGCACGAACCGCTGATCGTTTGCTTAAATGGATTAATACGCAGTTGGGAAG CTCATATAGCCTCGAAGATGAGAAATTTGAAaatgatcaccttcttcattCAAACGTGTCAGACCCCGCACAG ATTGCACGTGCTGTATATGATGTTGAAGAGGCTACATCCTTCGCCTTTGACCTCATTGTAGAACACAAG aTGATTAAGCCAGATACAAGAGCTACACTTATAAAGTTCATGCAGTTAATGGTGGCCCATCACCCTTCCAGAAG GTGTCGGAGGGGAACTGCTGATATACTTGTTAACTTTGACGATTTATACCCATCTAATAAGTGGCTGGCAGACAAACACGAACCCGATAATAGCACCGGACATGGTCCTTTGGGTAAATTTGACGTCTGTGGAAAAGAAGTTCCTCGCGGATATTGG ATGTTTTGCCGAGGCAGCAAGAATGAGACCAGGGGCTTCAG TTGTGGCTTATGGGTTCTGTTACATTCACTCTCGGTCAGAGTAGAAGATGGAGAAAGTCAAATGGCGTTTACAACTACCTGCGATTTTATCCACCAGTTTTTCATCTGTGAGGAATGTCGTCAACATTTCTACGATATGTGCTCAag GGTTTCTACTCCATTCAGCACCACGCGTGACTTTGTACTCTGGTTATGGACCTCACATAACGAAGTCAACACAAGACTAAAGAAAATAGAAGAATCTCAAAAAACCGGCGATCCCAAGTTCCCGAAAACAATCTGGCCAACAAAACACCTTTGCCCGTCTTGCTACAAGGACCCTAATCAAAACGAAGAAAGCAGCTCGATTGATTGGGACCGTGACGAGGTGTACAAGTTCATAACCGGTTACTACGGAAACATGCTGGTGTCATTGTACAAGGAGAAAGACAAGCAACATGTTCTGATGAAAAGTAGTGCAGTCTCGGAAGAAGTATTGCAATCAACGAATGCACTTGTGGTTCCTGCGGGGGCCGCTTTGGCGATCGCGGTGGCTAGCTGTTTGTTCGGTGCACTTGCTTGCTTTTGGCGGTCGCGGCAAAAGAACCGGAAGTATTTTCATAAACCCCAACTTTTAAAGATTGTATAA
- the LOC110911459 gene encoding uncharacterized protein LOC110911459 → MIMEEDEETETSSQPQTRAAALNRDREVMSSNTTTSPTASTATQPQLKHEPEFDEEEYEVREEARPRAGTKPKRRRLQKKQAATGSGSKMDEFMAQIKTYTEVIAQMAKAKEREVEERVIAQRAKAKEREAKAKEREVEKNVYKDWKIMTTDINSYPEEDRAILREMQEKIMKKWSS, encoded by the exons ATGATCATGGAGGAGGACGAAGAGACAGAAACGTCGTCACAGCCGCAAACTAGGGCAGCCGCCTTAAACCGAGACCGAGAAG TAATGTCATCAAACACAACTACCTCGCCTACTGCATCAACAGCAACTCAACCGCAACTCAAGCACGAGCCCGAATTTGACGAAGAAGAGTACGAAGTTCGAGAGGAGGCACGTCCCCGGGCAGGGACAAAGCCAAAAAGGCGACGGCTGCAAAAAAAACAAGCCGCAACGGGGAGCGGTTCCAAAATGGACGAGTTTATGGCCCAGATCAAAACATATACCGAGGTCATAGCCCAAATGGCAAAAGCGAAGGAACGTGAAGTGGAAGAACGGGTCATAGCCCAAAGGGCAAAAGCGAAGGAACGTGAAGCAAAAGCGAAGGAACGTGAAGTGGAAAAGAACGTATATAAAGATTGGAAGATAATGACAACCGATATAAACTCGTATCCGGAAGAAGACCGAGCGATTTTACGTGAAATGCAAGAAAAGATAATGAAAAAATGGAGTTCTtag
- the LOC110911460 gene encoding uncharacterized protein LOC110911460 — MGDHFVFLVDRLLTESTLEAAIESRNPSKQSDSLQNNDTIINCSSHVPLPPKKLVECRICQDEDFDSNMETPCSCCGSLKYAHRRCVQRWCNEKGDTNCEICHQQFKPGYTAPSPVFRLGGIPLNLRGHWQIARRDMNNPRILAVVSPDRSFLDQEYDTDSNSRSFFCFRSVAAIFVVLLFLRHALPVIANKADSDSFLTFMVWFLRTSAVVLPICIMIKAWTALICRRRQLASNASTSSLSSSSSSSSDEGEGRTSVPNQPPVIRVR, encoded by the exons ATGGGGGATCATTTCGTGTTTTTGGTTGATCGGTTGCTCACAGAATCCACGTTGGAGGCTGCAATTGAAAGCAGAAACCCTTCAAAGCAGTCGGATTCATTACAAAATAACGACACAATAATCAATTGTTCTTCTCATGTTCCGTTACCTCCAAAGAAATTGGTTGAATGTAGAATTTGTCAAGATGAGGATTTCGATTCAAATATGGAGACACCTTGCTCGTGCTGCGGCAGCCTGAAG TATGCTCATCGCAGATGTGTTCAAAGATGGTGTAACGAGAAGGGTGACACTAATTGCGAAATATGCCACCAG CAATTCAAGCCGGGCTACACCGCACCATCCCCTGTCTTCCGGTTAGGGGGTATTCCATTGAACTTGAG GGGGCATTGGCAAATTGCGAGAAGGGATATGAATAATCCTCGAATACTCGCGGTTGTTTCGCCGGACCGTAGTTTCCTTGATCAGGAATATGATACCGATTCTAATTCTAGAAGTTTCTTCTGCTTCCGCTCTGTTGCCGCCATT TTCGTGGTTCTCTTGTTCTTGCGCCACGCTCTTCCCGTCATTGCCAACAAGGCGGATAGCGACTCTTTTCTAACATTTATG GTGTGGTTCTTACGAACTTCAGCGGTTGTTTTACCTATCTGCATTATGATAAAAGCCTGGACGGCTTTAATATGTCGGCGGCGCCAACTG GCTTCTAATGCATCAACATCATCTCTTTcttcttcgtcttcttcttcaTCTGATGAGGGAGAAGGCAGAACATCTGTGCCGAACCAGCCGCCCGTCATCCGAGTGCGCTGA